The genomic region AACGGTAAACCGGGGTGCACGGCCGGCCCAACCCAAATCCTGTACTTACCACCTGACGCCTCTTTTTCATCCAGCGCGCCACGTAGTTCCTGCTGAGCCACCCATCATCCACCGCTCGACGGGACGCAGCCCCAGATACGTTAACCACCGCCGCACTCGCTCGGCTACGCCGAGTGAGCCCTACACCTGAGGGGCTGTGCCCCGAATCCGCCCGCATCACTCGCGCCTCAAATACGTCAACCATCATCCACCACTGGTTAGATACCATCCACTGCCTGCCAGATACCATCTACCACCTGCCAGACACCATCTACCACTTGCCAGACGCCATCTACTGCCTGCCAGATACCATCTACCACCTGCCAGACACCATCTACTGCCTGCCAGATACCATCTACCACTTGCCAGACACCATCTACCGCCTGCCAGATACCACCTACCAATAGTCAGCACAATTCTTTCGTGGGTAAATACCTATACTTGAGCCAGTAATACGCTTAGCCTTCTATCAACTCCTCTATTCCGCATACGCAGCCTAGCCTTTTGTTCGTTTGTGCGTAGACCCCTAGCAATGCGAATACCCCGGCTTTCCTCTTTCCTGCTTGGCCTGACGCTGCTGGCCGCCGTGGCCTGCCAGCCCGACCAGCCCGCTACCACCGAGCGGCGTACCCCCGCCCTGGCCGATTCCCTGGCCCTCGATTCCCTGTCCGACCCCGTCGGCACCCTCGATACCACCCCCGTGCGCCGCGACTGGCACCGCCTGGCCCGGCCCACCTCGCGCACGGCCCCGCTCATCGTCTACCGCAGCGTGCGCCGCGCCCCGGCCGGCCTCCAGGACAACGCGCCGCCGCCCGGCGACGCCACCCTGTTCGACGTCGCCCGCAAAGCCAGCGAATACTTCCAGATTGACCCCACCCAAGCCGCCGAAGTGCGTGGCCGCGCCGGCACCGTGGTCCGCATCAGCGCCGGCACGCTGGTTGATGCCCAGCAACGCGCGGCCACCGGCCCCGTGTGGGTGGAGCTGAAAGAGTGCCTCACGCCCGCCGAGATGCTGCTCACCAACCTCAGCACCGCCACCACTGACGGCCAGCCGCTCCAGACGGCCGGCATGGTGCTGCTGAAAGCCTCCCAAAACGGCCAGCCCCTGCAGGTTGCCGCCGGCCGCACCGTGCGCCTGGAGCTGCCCGCCGCCAACGGCCGCCCCCTGCCCGACATGCGCCTCTACCACGGCCAGGGCACCGCCCCCGTGCGTTGGGAGCTGGCCCCCGAAACCACCGCCCCCACCCTCGAAACCGCCGAAACCATCTACACCGATGCCCGCCCCATGCCCGCCTACGGCAGCGGCCCCGCCGACATCAACCGCCTGATCCGGTATCCGCAGCAGGCGCTGGCCAGCCGCACGCAGGGCGTGGTGTTTGCTTCGTTTGTGGTGGATGAAGGCGGCAAGGTGCTCAACCCCAAAGTGCTCTACGGCCTCGGCCACGGCTGCGACGAAGAGGTGCTGCGCGTGCTCCGCCAGACCTCCGGCCACTGGACGCCCGGCCAGCGCAACGGCGAGTTCGTGAAGGTGAAAATGAT from Hymenobacter canadensis harbors:
- a CDS encoding energy transducer TonB, which translates into the protein MRIPRLSSFLLGLTLLAAVACQPDQPATTERRTPALADSLALDSLSDPVGTLDTTPVRRDWHRLARPTSRTAPLIVYRSVRRAPAGLQDNAPPPGDATLFDVARKASEYFQIDPTQAAEVRGRAGTVVRISAGTLVDAQQRAATGPVWVELKECLTPAEMLLTNLSTATTDGQPLQTAGMVLLKASQNGQPLQVAAGRTVRLELPAANGRPLPDMRLYHGQGTAPVRWELAPETTAPTLETAETIYTDARPMPAYGSGPADINRLIRYPQQALASRTQGVVFASFVVDEGGKVLNPKVLYGLGHGCDEEVLRVLRQTSGHWTPGQRNGEFVKVKMMLPVRFSFNEGQLSTADSTPTAEQALAADLPADEPTAPEPEPTDRYVFHCAQLGWLNADRPQTGATTSLQATESVTSSANMPDGTAVRLVLRGATPTILAAEAGSGSYQFDNVPAGRRAVLIGLRYEAGTPYLAWQETTTGQEPDPLEFQEVTLDELERRLERL